One genomic segment of Anguilla anguilla isolate fAngAng1 chromosome 2, fAngAng1.pri, whole genome shotgun sequence includes these proteins:
- the mmp21 gene encoding matrix metallopeptidase-21: MLTSIRLIALILLTDISAVAEKIFHNRDHSDVEIQQQADPIIDEGTAQQFLSKYGFIKPVNWEEIQFENEEAVLSDDSPAPKDIVSGIQEGGSLSRMGIKDQSDDPAESLQFTSALEEFQRVSGLPVTGAFDDATKAAMNEPRCGVPDKEEPADSSDAQNATDTELRNATAGNITASTAANETVNGTEDWRASTEVHGKLHLKTLLSKGRRKREAEGLGHMAFSKKVLKWRLIGEGYSSQLSIDDQRYIFRLAFRMWSEVSPLEFEEDSHSPLEEIDIRLGFGTGRHLGCTQRFDGAGREFAHAWFLGDIHFDDDEHFTAPNAGSGISLLKVAVHEIGHVLGLPHIHRTGSIMQPNYLPQDAGFEIDWLDRKAIQHLYGACNGRFSTVFDWIRKERTPYGEEVIRFNTYFMRDGWYWMYENRSNRTRYGDPVAVQAGWHGIPADGVDAYVHVWTWSTDAVYFFKGTQYWRYDSENDRVYKEDPKGHRYPRLISEGFPGVPGPIDTAFYNRRDNHIYFFKGPDVYSFDVSANAKARGFPKRIDEIFPAAVPGDHPGGYLDAAYFSYTHNAVFLLKGTRFWRVVSGKDRLRQPSLPRNSLLPHREVEDQWFDICNVHATALKLSG; the protein is encoded by the exons ATGCTGACCTCCATACGGCTGATCGCCTTAATCTTACTGACGGACATTTCAGCTGTGGCAGAAAAGATTTTCCACAACCGAGACCATTCCGATGTCGAAATACAGCAACAAGCCGATCCCATAATTGACGAAGGCACGGCACAG CAATTTCTCTCCAAGTACGGCTTCATAAAGCCAGTCAACTGGGAGGAAATCCAATTTGAAAACGAAGAAGCCGTTCTCTCTGATGACAGCCCAGCGCCAAAGGACATAGTGTCAGGAATTCAAGAGGGAGGATCCTTATCCCGGATGGGGATAAAAGACCAATCAGATGATCCGGCTGAAAGCTTGCAGTTCACCTCAGCCCTCGAAGAGTTCCAGAGAGTTTCGGGCCTACCTGTCACAGGGGCGTTTGACGACGCCACCAAAGCAGCGATGAATGAGCCCAGGTGTGGGGTCCCCGACAAAGAGGAGCCAGCCGATTCCTCTGACGCACAGAACGCCACCGATACAGAGCTCAGAAACGCCACCGCCGGCAACATCACGGCAAGCACCGCCGCAAACGAGACCGTCAACGGCACGGAGGATTGGCGGGCATCCACAGAGGTCCATGGGAAGCTCCACCTGAAAACTCTTCTGTCAAAGGggcggaggaagagggaggCCGAGGGACTGGGGCACATGGCCTTCTCCAAGAAGGTGCTGAAGTGGAGGCTGATAGGAGAGGGCTACAGCAGCCAGCTCTCCATTGACGACCAGCGCTACATCTTCAGGCTGGCCTTCAGGATGTGGAGCGAGGTGTCTCCGCTGGAGTTCGAGGAGGACTCGCACTCGCCCTTGGAGGAGATCGACATCAGGCTGGGGTTTGGAACAG GCAGACACTTGGGATGCACTCAGAGGTTCGATGGGGCCGGCCGCGAGTTTGCCCACGCGTGGTTCCTGGGAGATATCCACTTCGACGACGACGAACACTTCACCGCGCCCAACGCGGGGAGCGGGATCAGCCTCCTCAAA GTGGCTGTTCATGAGATTGGCCATGTTCTGGGCTTGCCCCACATCCACAGAACGGGCTCCATCATGCAGCCCAACTACCTGCCGCAGGATGCAGGCTTCGAGATTGACTGGCTGGACAGGAAAGCCATACAACATCTGTATG GGGCCTGCAATGGCCGCTTCAGCACTGTGTTCGACTGGATCAGGAAGGAGAGGACCCCGTACGGAGAGGAGGTGATCCGCTTCAACACCTACTTCATGCGGGACGGCTGGTACTGGATGTACGAGAACCGGAGCAACCGCACCCGCTACGGGGATCCCGTGGCCGTGCAGGCGGGCTGGCACGGGATCCCGGCGGACGGCGTGGACGCCTACGTGCACGTGTGGACCTGGAGCACCGACGCCGTCTACTTCTTTAAAG GCACTCAGTATTGGAGGTACGACAGTGAGAACGACCGGGTGTACAAGGAGGACCCCAAGGGACACCGCTACCCCAGACTCATCTCTGAGGGGTTTCCCGGGGTCCCTGGCCCCATTGACACAGCCTTCTACAACAGGAGGGACAACCACATCTACTTTTTCAAGGGCCCAGAT GTGTACAGCTTCGACGTGAGCGCCAACGCGAAGGCGCGCGGGTTCCCGAAGAGGATCGATGAGATTTTCCCCGCGGCGGTGCCTGGCGATCATCCGGGGGGCTACCTGGACGCGGCCTACTTCTCTTACACGCACAACGCCGTCTTCCTGCTGAAGGGTACGCGGTTCTGGAGGGTGGTGAGCGGCAAGGACCGCTTACGccagccctccctcccccgcaaCAGCCTGCTGCCCCACAGGGAGGTGGAGGACCAGTGGTTTGACATCTGCAACGTGCACGCCACAGCGCTGAAACTCAGCGGCTGA